The Populus nigra chromosome 19, ddPopNigr1.1, whole genome shotgun sequence genome includes a window with the following:
- the LOC133679243 gene encoding uncharacterized protein LOC133679243 — protein MGGFFDLNIPQDTTKTTRIKLVVKAMELGYSGIAYNRSIKGIMSDHDRCSIPLLSLSSLLDVAPALAFSVNLHRDLLGIPRSSPFRQYTRLTVSVDTPSQAQVLNSGNPVLKTYDFVAVKPLSQTAFDHACLKSEVDMIAIDFSVKLPFRLKLPMVKAAIERGVYFEITYSDLIADIQVRRQMIPNAKLLVDWTRGKNLIFTSAASSVNDFRGPYDVANLSSLFGLSMERAKTAISKNCRSLIANALRKKHFYKEAIRIEPISSDEISDTKELISVNWLKWDPISSGGGDLQLGDIEKSFSATTRVSTTAKAIDFSEVLNGMASNGASFSTTIPAIETPVAISGVSEKPGEFDFLLETDQASSDNTSVKNQTSSNENSQEMNLPNGDTRAFTKFEGSRSHVSTINEESKNSNVSDVILPSIVDERHDMQSQKCIPSCEINAVLSNASVMNLTSATNINNTTCVSNAKIDTSCENANFLAPLIENPSSSKGPDVVLCPQDVSLNEDLMEMDVKDQEDIPVTEKVSSSDQLGESQSDLITIVDNIPLLATDDTKVENVPLVANNLEVMMDEDDTYVTNNVMGRAQLEESGDEPIAPVDHIPLSVTSDGMIVKDVPSVASSENLEKLAVEGQEHVDADSRCILVVDDDLKVKDNSPAETCMSLEEVGMTRQMHEEANVESKHTALVTFQSGKFKAKRRTSHQHPSFPLKRLLNPMAFKRTKKFKRKV, from the exons ATGGGGGGATTCTTCGACCTCAACATACCCCAAGACACCACGAAAACTACACGCATAAAACTTGTTGTGAAAGCAATGGAGCTAGGATACAGTGGCATCGCATACAACCGGAGCATCAAAGGTATCATGTCTGATCACGACCGTTGCTCAATCCCACTCTTGTCCCTTTCCTCTTTACTCGATGTAGCTCCTGCCCTTGCCTTCTCCGTTAATCTCCACCGTGACCTCCTCGGAATCCCACGCTCCTCCCCTTTCCGTCAGTACACGCGCTTGACTGTCTCTGTTGATACTCCTTCTCAGGCTCAGGTGCTTAACTCTGGGAATCCTGTTTTGAAGACTTACGATTTTGTTGCTGTCAAGCCTCTGAGTCAAACTGCTTTTGATCACGCCTGTCTTAAATCCGAg gtgGATATGATTGCCATTGATTTCTCTGTGAAGCTACCGTTCCGGTTGAAGCTACCTATGGTTAAAGCGGCAATAGAG CGTGGAGTTTATTTCGAAATTACTTATTCTGATCTTATTGCTGATATTCAAGTGAGGAGACAAATGATACCCAATGCGAAG TTACTAGTGGATTGGACTCGTGGAAAGAATCTCATTTTCACAAGTGCTGCTTCTTCTGTGAATGATTTTAGAGGGCCCTACGATGTTGCTAATTTGTCATCTTTGTTTGGTCTTTCAATGGAACGAGCTAAAACAGCTATTTCAAAAAATTGTAG GAGTCTGATAGCAAATGCTTTAAGGAAAAAACACTTTTACAAAGAAGCTATCAGAATCGAACCAATATCATCTGATGAAATATCTGACACAAAGGAACTTATTTCTGTGAACTGGCTGAAATGGGATCCAATCTCCAGTGGTGGAGGGGATTTACAACTGGGTGATATAGAAAAGTCTTTTTCTGCCACCACTAGAGTATCCACAACTGCAAAAGCAATTGATTTTTCTGAGGTTTTAAACGGCATGGCATCAAATGGTGCAAGTTTTTCAACTACTATTCCGGCAATTGAGACGCCAGTTGCAATTAGTGGAGTATCTGAAAAGCCTggtgaatttgattttcttcttgaaaCTGATCAGGCTTCATCAGACAATACTTCAGTGAAGAACCAAACTTCGAGCAATGAAAATTCTCAAGAAATGAATTTACCAAATGGTGATACGAGGGCTTTCACCAAGTTCGAGGGAAGTAGAAGCCATGTGAGTACCATCAATGAAGAATCCAAGAATTCAAATGTATCAGATGTTATACTTCCTTCAATAGTGGATGAAAGGCATGATATGCAATCACAAAAATGCATCCCTAGTTGTGAAATAAACGCTGTGTTATCTAATGCGAGTGTGATGAATCTGACATCTGCCACGAACATTAATAATACTACTTGTGTTTCTAATGCTAAAATAGATACTTCATGTGAGAATGCTAATTTTCTTGCTCCTCTGATTGAGAACCCCTCAAGTTCGAAAGGTCCTGATGTAGTTTTATGTCCACAAGATGTTTCTTTGAATGAAGATTTAATGGAGATGGATGTTAAAGATCAAGAAGATATTCCAGTGACTGAAAAAGTTTCAAGCAGTGATCAGCTAGGAGAGTCTCAAAGTGATTTGATTACTATTGTAGATAATATCCCTCTTCTTGCCACTGATGACACAAAAGTTGAAAACGTCCCTTTGGTTGCCAATAACCTGGAAGTTATGATGGATGAAGATGATACATATGTGACCAATAATGTTATGGGTAGAGCACAACTTGAGGAATCTGGGGATGAACCAATTGCACCTGTGGATCATATTCCACTTTCTGTAACCTCTGATGGCATGATTGTTAAAGATGTCCCTTCAGTTGCAAGTAGTGAGAACCTGGAAAAGCTAGCTGTGGAGGGGCAAGAGCATGTAGATGCTGATTCTAGATGTATTCTTGTCGTGGACGATGATTTGAAAGTTAAAGATAACTCTCCTGCTGAAACTTGTATGTCTCTGGAGGAAGTGGGAATGACAAGGCAAATGCATGAAGAAGCTAATGTTGAAAGTAAACATACAGCATTGGTTACATTTCAATCAG GGAAATTTAAAGCAAAGCGGAGGACATCCCATCAACATCCTTCATTTCCTCTGAAGCGTTTGTTGAATCCCATGGCTTTCAAgagaactaaaaaatttaagcgGAAGGTGTGA